A region of Lycium barbarum isolate Lr01 chromosome 3, ASM1917538v2, whole genome shotgun sequence DNA encodes the following proteins:
- the LOC132632528 gene encoding adenine/guanine permease AZG2 produces MGGDLCASATGSFTKMEKKVNEAISKSRIGKFFKLEARKSSFTKEFRAGTATFLTMAYIITVNASVLSDSGGTCSISDCTFPANQTHATPDCMLNANEGYDKCVSKMRSDLIVATALASMIGSFAMGLLANLPLGLAPGMGPNAYLAYNLVGFHGSGKMSYQTVMAIFLVEGCAFLAIAVFGLRGRIARFIPQPVRLACAAGIGLFIAFVGLQAHQGVGLVGPDSSTLVTLTACSNTNPLTGECIGGKMQSPTFWLSSVGFIIMCYGLMKEIKGSMIYGILFVTLLSWIRNTSVTIFPNTPSGNSSYEYFKKVIDFHKIESTAGALSFSHFNNGDVWIALLTLLYIDVLATTGTLYTMAEIGGFVNEKGEFEGEYTAYMVDAGSTIVASTLGVSPIATFVESSAGIKEGGRTGITAIVVGFYFLLSLFFTPLIASVPPWAIGPSLVMVGVLMMKVVKDIDWNNIKHAVPAFVTMVLMPLTYSISNGIIGGIGVYIALSLYDSMVFWVKWLGKMRKMVVKEHNQVSATNADHSIEII; encoded by the coding sequence atgggggGAGACCTCTGTGCAAGTGCAACTGGTTCTTTCACCAAAATGGAGAAAAAGGTAAATGAAGCAATTTCAAAGAGTAGAATTGGCAAATTCTTCAAGTTGGAGGCTAGAAAAAGCTCTTTCACTAAAGAGTTTCGTGCTGGCACAGCCACGTTTCTTACCATGGCTTATATAATCACCGTCAACGCTAGCGTTTTATCGGATTCTGGTGGCACTTGCTCCATTTCTGACTGCACTTTTCCGGCTAACCAAACACATGCAACACCAGACTGCATGTTGAACGCAAATGAAGGTTATGATAAGTGTGTTTCTAAAATGAGAAGTGATCTTATTGTGGCTACTGCTTTAGCTTCTATGATCGGTTCATTTGCTATGGGCTTATTAGCTAATCTTCCATTGGGCTTGGCACCAGGTATGGGCCCAAATGCTTATTTAGCTTATAATTTAGTGGGCTTTCATGGGTCTGGAAAAATGTCATATCAAACTGTTATGGCAATTTTTTTAGTTGAAGGTTGTGCTTTTCTTGCTATAGCTGTTTTTGGGCTACGTGGGAGAATAGCCAGGTTTATACCTCAGCCTGTAAGGCTTGCTTGTGCTGCTGGGATTGGGCTTTTTATTGCATTTGTGGGCTTACAAGCCCATCAAGGTGTAGGCCTTGTTGGGCCTGATTCATCCACTTTGGTCACACTCACTGCTTGCTCAAATACAAATCCTTTGACAGGAGAATGCATTGGTGGGAAAATGCAAAGCCCAACTTTTTGGTTAAGTTCAGTTGGGTTTATAATAATGTGTTATGGACTAATGAAGGAGATTAAAGGTAGCATGATTTATGGTATTCTATTTGTGACATTACTTTCATGGATTAGGAATACTTCTGTCACAATTTTCCCAAACACACCATCTGGTAATTCAAGCTATGAGTATTTCAAGAAAGTGATAGATTTTCATAAAATTGAGTCCACAGCTGGAGCTTTAAGTTTTAGCCATTTTAACAATGGTGACGTATGGATAGCTTTATTAACATTACTATACATAGATGTGTTAGCTACCACAGGTACATTATATACAATGGCTGAAATTGGTGGATTTGTTAATGAAAAAGGAGAATTTGAAGGTGAATATACCGCGTACATGGTTGATGCAGGATCAACAATAGTTGCATCAACTTTAGGAGTTTCACCTATAGCCACATTTGTAGAATCATCAGCAGGGATAAAAGAAGGCGGACGAACGGGAATAACAGCGATAGTCGTTGGATTTTATTTTCTATTGTCTTTGTTCTTTACACCTTTGATTGCTAGTGTGCCACCATGGGCTATAGGTCCATCTTTGGTAATGGTTGGGGTGTTGatgatgaaagttgttaaggatatTGATTGGAACAATATTAAGCATGCAGTGCCTGCATTTGTTACTATGGTGTTAATGCCTTTGACGTACTCAATTTCCAATGGTATTATTGGTGGAATTGGGGTGTATATTGCTCTAAGTTTGTATGATAGCATGGTGTTTTGGGTCAAGTGGTTGGGCAAAATGAGAAAGATGGTGGTGAAGGAGCACAATCAGGTGTCAGCTACTAATGCAGATCATAGTATTGAAATTATTTGA